One window from the genome of Zerene cesonia ecotype Mississippi chromosome 1, Zerene_cesonia_1.1, whole genome shotgun sequence encodes:
- the LOC119829870 gene encoding uncharacterized protein LOC119829870, producing the protein MGAPSDWQLECTELKQRGAYLLQTGQWSDCTFLVGSEPNQEVIAGHKLILAMASPVFEAMFYGGMPERNDPIPILDVQIDAFKDLLEYIYTGNINLCSFDKACELCYGAKKYMLPHLVKECTRYLWSDLYPRNACRAYEFARLFDENVLMEKCLQIISTNTKEVLNDSSFEEVELNTVITVFSLDHLNIDSEMDLFNAAVRYSKAMEQKKNSERSASPSNEGPSNERVESPGPSTSKDTSQVVNVESSAENSPAAAAEACRSCDADQTTPAPDNKKPKTRPPDNKPTLRSAIKKIRFLTLTAQQFAEGPARSSLLTESEAFTVLMNILSSNSDVPMPTGFSTCRTPRKQLIGCGPSCNMTTFVVDTPSPVAVEQVWGEGSRAPPASLPPYPRPTRHENLWPVLGMVLDHTERHGGDLHKIYCRRAVLQQTDCLNTSVLDCSVTFMVDKNICLLGVQVPTQAPSEENAGTGGSAGGYSELLYAHLLDADGARLTYTHYTSRVPYRHLLDILFNRPVYIQRNKVYKVGIVFNKVGWYPMGTCTQQVAAESVFFNFGIGQSIDSVRDGLIRSIIFTY; encoded by the exons ATGGGCGCACCAAGCGACTGGCAATTAGAATGTACAGAATTGAAGCAAAGAGGAGCATATTTGCTTCAAACTGGTCAGTGGTCGGATTGTACCTTCCTGGTGGGCAGTGAGCCCAACCAGGAAGTGATTGCTGGCCACAAGCTTATTTTAGCAATGGCCTCGCCCGTATTTGAAGCTATGTTTTATGGGGGCATGCCAGAAAGGAATGATCCCATACCCATTTTAGATGTTCAAATTGATGCGTTCAAGGATCTATTGGA atACATATACACaggaaacataaatttatgttcattCGATAAAGCATGTGAGCTATGTTATGGTGCAAAAAAGTACATGCTGCCACATTTGGTGAAGGAATGCACACGGTACTTATGGTCAGATTTGTATCCCAGAAATGCATGCAGGGCTTATGAGTTTGCCCGACTGTTTGATGAAAATGTTCTTATGGAAAAGTGTTTACAG ATAATCAGTACCAACACAAAAGAGGTGTTAAACGACAGTAGTTTTGAAGAAGTCGAGCTGAATACAGTAATAACAGTGTTCTCTTTGGATCATCTTAATATCGATTCCGAAATGGATCTCTTCAATGCTGCTGTGAG gtATTCAAAAGCGATGGAACAGAAGAAAAATTCAGAAAGAAGTGCAAGCCCATCAAACGAAGGCCCGTCCAATGAGAGAGTTGAGAGTCCTGGACCTTCCACATCTAAAGATACTTCTCAG GTCGTTAATGTGGAGAGCAGTGCGGAAAACAGCCCAGCCGCAGCGGCGGAGGCTTGCCGCTCTTGTGACGCTGATCAGACCACGCCTGCACCGGACAATAAGAAACCTAAGA CTCGACCACCAGACAACAAGCCGACCCTCAGGAGTGCGATAAAAAAGATCCGGTTCCTCACCCTTACCGCTCAGCAATTCGCAGAGGGACCAGCTCGGTCCTCCTTGCTCACGGAGTCCGAAGCCTTCACCGTTCTGATGAATATCCTCTCCAGCAACTCGGATGTGCCCATGCCCACTGGGTTCTCCACGTGCAGGACGCCAAGAAAGCAGCTTATCGGATGCGGACCTTCTTGTAAC ATGACGACGTTCGTGGTGGACACGCCGAGCCCGGTGGCGGTGGAGCAGGTGTGGGGCGAGGGCagccgcgcgccgcccgccagCCTGCCGCCCTACCCGCGCCCCACCCGCCACGAGA ACCTGTGGCCAGTGCTGGGCATGGTGCTGGACCACACGGAGCGGCACGGCGGCGACCTGCACAAGATCTACTGCCGCCGCGCCGTGCTGCAGCAGACCGACTGCCTCAACACCAGCGTGCTGGACTGCTCCGTCACCTTCATGGTGGACAAGAACATCTGCTTGCTGGGGGTGCAG GTGCCGACGCAGGCGCCGAGCGAGGAGAACGCGGGCACGGGCGGCAGCGCGGGCGGCTACTCGGAGCTGCTGTACGCGCACCTGCTGGACGCGGACGGCGCGCGGCTCACCTACACGCACTACACCAGCCGCGTGCCCTACCGCCACCTGCTCGACATCCTCTTCAACCGCCCCGTCTACATCCAGCGCAACAAG GTGTACAAAGTGGGGATAGTGTTCAATAAAGTGGGCTGGTACCCAATGGGCACGTGCACGCAGCAAGTGGCGGCTGAGTCGGTTTTCTTCAACTTCGGTATCGGGCAGAGCATTGATTCTGTCCGGGATGGGCTCATACGGTCCATCATATTCACCTACTAG